A stretch of the Arachis stenosperma cultivar V10309 chromosome 6, arast.V10309.gnm1.PFL2, whole genome shotgun sequence genome encodes the following:
- the LOC130935135 gene encoding disease resistance protein RPM1-like isoform X1, with amino-acid sequence MKLSEGFTKKCDGVPLAIVAIASLLSTKKERVSEWKAVYNSLQSKLASDSHLKGYYQALSESYQDLSYHLKSCLLYFGLFPEQYAINCVRLVNLWIAEGFVDQSQRAVGEEYLAELIARSLVKVAYVNTYGRVRKCRVHDLMHDLIVKKCEELNFCQVKKGNPFCFDKWSRRLSIGTNVVFADLRISADRNQCSLLRSFLLYDIIDEEEMINTFVNSLFSNFKLLVTLDFENIRLGHLPETIGNFVHLKYLNLRRTNIESIPKSIGKLRNLETLDLKWTNVSDLPVEIYSLTKLCYLNVRTKVWEGVKLKRGIANLTALQKLALVDASDNVGELKNLKQLRSLKIKNVVGKDGMWLCNAIESMTNLCSLTISAKNNEILELESLTSPPLHLERLYLSAGSLEKKVPDWIFRLKNLIRLELGGFKFTQDELCLVGCYLPELMRLYVRQFEGDELNIQKEWFRKLRSFTLMDVGSTLKAIRIDAGSLPCLQYFSLPLWLWHLNPKVVQVPGHVRKLMPKKGQVLRNYAKTKREKQKL; translated from the coding sequence ATGAAACTATCCGAAGGGTTCACAAAAAAGTGCGATGGTGTGCCACTTGCAATTGTGGCTATAGCATCTCTTCTGTCAACCAAGAAAGAAAGAGTCTCAGAATGGAAGGCGGTGTACAACAGTCTTCAATCAAAGCTTGCAAGCGATTCTCATCTTAAAGGTTACTATCAGGCACTGTCAGAAAGCTATCAGGATCTTAGTTACCACCTCAAGTCATGTCTCTTGTACTTTGGCCTTTTTCCCGAACAATACGCAATCAATTGCGTAAGGCTCGTCAATTTGTGGATAGCTGAAGGGTTTGTAGACCAAAGTCAACGAGCAGTTGGAGAAGAGTACTTAGCTGAGCTCATTGCTAGGAGCTTGGTTAAGGTAGCTTATGTGAACACTTACGGCAGAGTTAGAAAGTGTAGAGTTCATGATTTGATGCATGACTTAATTGTGAAGAAATGTGAAGAGTTGAACTTCTGCCAAGTGAAGAAAGGTAACCCGTTTTGTTTTGATAAATGGAGTAGACGTTTATCAATTGGCACAAATGTTGTTTTTGCTGATCTGAGAATAAGTGCTGATAGAAACCAATGTAGCTTGTTGCGTTCTTTCCTTCTTTATGATATTATAGATGAGGAAGAAATGATAAACACTTTTGTGAACTCACTTTTCTCTAATTTCAAGCTCTTGGTGACACTGGACTTTGAAAACATACGACTTGGTCATCTTCCAGAAACAATTGGAAACTTTGTCCACTTGAAATACCTAAATTTAAGACGTACCAACATTGAGAGCATCCCCAAATCCATCGGAAAGCTCCGAAACCTGGAGACTCTTGACCTAAAATGGACCAATGTGAGTGATCTTCCGGTGGAGATTTACTCACTTACAAAGCTGTGTTATCTTAATGTGCGTACGAAAGTGTGGGAAGGTGTGAAATTAAAGAGAGGGATTGCAAATTTAACGGCCCTACAAAAATTAGCCTTGGTTGATGCAAGTGATAATGTTGGGGAACTAAAGAATTTGAAGCAATTGAGGAGTTTGAAGATCAAAAATGTTGTTGGAAAGGATGGAATGTGGTTGTGCAATGCTATAGAGAGCATGACCAACCTATGCTCATTGACGATAAGTGCCAAAAACAATGAAATTCTTGAATTGGAGTCATTAACTAGTCCTCCTCTACACCTTGAGCGTCTTTACTTATCTGCAGGTTCTTTAGAGAAAAAGGTGCCAGATTGGATTTTTAGACTCAAAAATCTAATCAGGTTGGAGTTGGGAGGGTTTAAATTCACACAAGACGAATTGTGTCTTGTAGGGTGCTACTTGCCAGAATTGATGCGACTTTATGTCAGGCAATTCGAGGGTGATGAATTAAACATCCAAAAGGAGTGGTTCCGAAAACTACGATCATTCACCCTAATGGATGTGGGTTCAACATTGAAAGCTATTAGAATAGATGCAGGATCACTACCTTGCCTCCAATATTTCTCCCTCCCACTTTGGCTTTGGCATCTGAATCCAAAAGTAGTACAAGTGCCAGGTCATGTTCGGAAACTCATGCCTAAAAAAGGACAAGTACTGAGAAAC